One Pyrus communis chromosome 13, drPyrComm1.1, whole genome shotgun sequence genomic window carries:
- the LOC137712918 gene encoding uncharacterized protein, translated as MPSQEYMDKMQVRQNYRNLWHSDLMGTIQADTRYCCFAAFCAPCASYLLRKRALYNDMSRYVCCAGYMPCSGRCGESKCPEFCLATEVFLCFGNSVASTRFLLQDEFNIQTTQCDNCIIGFMFCLQQLACIFSIVAMIVGSEEISEASQLLNCLADLVYCTVCACMQTQHKIEMDKRDGKFGPQPMAVPQFQQMSRIDQQVPPTVGYPPQPAYPAQPAYGQPYGYPPAPQAQGYPPAPQAQGYPPASYPPTGYPPSGYPPSGH; from the exons atgCCGTCGCAGGAGTACATGGACAAGATGCAGGTCCGACAGAACTACCGGAATCTCTGGCACTCCGACCTCATGGGCACCATTCAGGCCGACACTCGCT ATTGCTGCTTTGCGGCGTTCTG TGCACCATGTGCTTCATACTTGCTCCGGAAACGAGCACTTTATAATGACATGTCAAG ATATGTATGCTGTGCTGGTTATATGCCTTGTAGCGGTAGGTGTGGGGAAAGTAAATGTCCTGAATTCTGCCTGGCAACTGAG GTTTTCCTGTGTTTTGGGAATTCGGTGGCCTCAACCCGCTTTCTGTTGCAAGATGAATTCAATATACAGACAACACAGTGTGATAATTGCATCATT GGTTTCATGTTCTGCCTACAACAACTTGCGTGTATTTTCTCCATAGTTGCGATGATTGTTGGAAGTGAAGAAATCTCAGAGGCATCTCAGTTGTTGAATTGTTTGGCTGACTTGGTGTACTGCAC GGTCTGTGCATGTATGCAG ACACAGCACAAGATTGAAATGGACAAACGAGATGGCAAGTTTGGACCGCAACCTATGGCAGTTCCCCAGTTTCAGCAGATGTCTCGCATTGATCAGCAAGTTCCTCCCACAGTTGGATATCCACCTCAACCAGCATATCCAGCTCAACCAGCTTACGGTCAGCCCTATGGTTATCCACCTGCTCCACAAGCTCAAGGCTACCCACCAGCTCCACAAGCTCAAGGCTACCCACCAGCCAGTTATCCTCCAACCGGCTATCCACCCAGCGGTTATCCACCTTCCGGCCATTAA
- the LOC137713462 gene encoding brassinosteroid-responsive RING protein 1-like, which translates to MGFPVGYTELLLPKLFIQTLSLLCLIRKLISAFFSLLGLQYFIEQDNAWSDPPARFPEFYSVSAVLIREILPLAKFSDLVDPPESCAVCLYEFEGEDEIRRLTNCRHVFHKGCVDRWVGYDQKTCPLCRTPFISEDMQGDFNERLWAATGIPDFYGDYSHTNLGFEL; encoded by the coding sequence ATGGGGTTCCCAGTTGGGTACACAGAGCTTCTGCTTCCAAAGCTCTTCATCCAAACACTCTCTCTGCTGTGTCTAATCCGAAAACTCATCTCAGCCTTCTTCTCCCTGCTGGGTCTCCAATATTTCATCGAACAGGACAATGCCTGGTCCGACCCGCCGGCCCGATTCCCGGAGTTCTACTCCGTCTCCGCGGTTCTGATCCGGGAAATCCTGCCGCTGGCAAAATTCTCGGACCTGGTGGACCCGCCGGAGTCATGTGCCGTGTGCCTGTACGAGTTCGAGGGCGAGGACGAGATACGACGGCTCACGAATTGTCGTCACGTCTTCCACAAAGGGTGCGTGGACCGGTGGGTCGGGTACGACCAGAAGACGTGCCCGCTGTGTCGTACGCCGTTCATATCGGAGGATATGCAGGGCGATTTCAATGAGAGGCTTTGGGCCGCTACTGGGATCCCTGATTTTTACGGTGATTATTCTCACACTAATCTTGGCTTTGAATTGTAG